Proteins encoded together in one Cyanobium sp. WAJ14-Wanaka window:
- a CDS encoding Ycf51 family protein, whose amino-acid sequence MAADPILFVAGQWLGAASGALAVVTITAYLARWGIRFRLVGVTSFTALLSLSCLAFAISYTPRVSLEGAVSVPLVFDNGSDLVIAAAPADLPPASYEPTVQQVAQNLRSSGRSSPDGLVHVRLRRVETVGPGVSKPVVLAEVTRDLASGSVTPGR is encoded by the coding sequence ATGGCCGCCGATCCGATCCTGTTCGTGGCAGGCCAGTGGCTGGGAGCAGCGAGCGGGGCCCTGGCGGTTGTCACCATCACGGCCTACCTGGCCCGCTGGGGCATTCGCTTCCGGTTGGTGGGGGTAACCAGCTTCACGGCCCTACTTTCCCTTTCCTGCCTGGCATTTGCGATCAGCTACACCCCCCGGGTCAGCCTGGAGGGGGCAGTAAGTGTGCCGTTGGTTTTCGATAACGGCAGCGACCTGGTAATCGCTGCGGCTCCAGCTGATTTGCCCCCCGCCAGCTACGAGCCCACCGTGCAGCAGGTGGCCCAAAATCTGCGCAGCAGCGGCCGCAGTTCCCCTGATGGCCTGGTCCATGTCCGCCTGCGCCGGGTGGAAACCGTCGGCCCTGGCGTTAGCAAACCAGTGGTGCTGGCCGAGGTGACCCGTGATCTGGCCAGCGGCAGCGTCACCCCGGGCCGGTGA
- a CDS encoding DUF4332 domain-containing protein gives MALKLPAHFSRELKQLDQANLASWPQLAAINDADLRRLGRQGGASEARLIKLRGQARLIVEVGLEPEEAALLLYAGVATSQGLAEADAHQLLVQMGRLQRSLTGMAAPLLDLTTLRSWILRAKKRKPRRQTDHS, from the coding sequence ATGGCCCTAAAGCTTCCGGCCCATTTCTCAAGAGAGCTGAAACAGCTTGACCAGGCAAATTTGGCCAGCTGGCCCCAACTCGCCGCAATCAACGACGCCGACCTACGGCGCCTAGGCCGGCAGGGGGGAGCCAGTGAGGCAAGGCTGATCAAGCTGCGCGGCCAGGCCCGCCTGATCGTGGAGGTGGGCCTGGAGCCTGAGGAGGCCGCCCTACTGCTCTACGCAGGTGTGGCCACAAGCCAGGGGCTGGCCGAAGCCGATGCCCACCAGTTGCTTGTCCAAATGGGGCGGCTGCAACGCAGCCTCACGGGGATGGCTGCACCGTTGCTGGATCTGACAACCCTGCGGAGCTGGATCCTTAGGGCCAAGAAGAGAAAACCCAGGAGGCAAACTGACCACAGCTGA
- a CDS encoding CocE/NonD family hydrolase, producing MGGDGVTGQDVRGQGVIGPCVTWQDVSMACTDGIQLVSRLWSPPGKGPWPALLMRQPYARAIASSVTYAHPAWYAQHGFLVVVQDVRGRGDSGGDFQGFTQEARDGADTISWLRQLPQCNGRVGSYGFSYQGLTQLLNDSSSSEAASLPDCLAPAMAGLDERLHWASEGGAHWWALGLGWGLQLAAQRCQRDSDLEGWQKIRTSLEDGSFLNEGLQLLESYDPSGMALAWLRQDPRKAQGWVRHQPPEALLRKPMLLIGGWHDPHLRGVLDLWERSRRAGGDPQLRIGAWGHLHWPGGADAMQLAFFQHHLQDKALPQNHQEQLAYQASAHGPWGPGPQQEAPIYWELHPENASAQDPDQDWSQYLVHDPWRPVPGRGGHLGLESGPCDRADLDARNDVICFSSAPLEQPFTLLGRPRLELAISADQPGFDLCACLSVLHTNGSVRQLCTGVARFLGEHCLEKRIRQLEFQPLMVQLEPGERLRLSLAASAWPQIALNPGDGTMPMGGTSANHRVISLELGKPSLGVYSLLGEQPGVN from the coding sequence GTGGGTGGAGATGGCGTCACCGGCCAAGACGTCAGAGGCCAAGGCGTCATAGGGCCTTGCGTCACCTGGCAAGACGTCTCGATGGCCTGCACCGATGGCATCCAGCTAGTCAGCCGGCTCTGGAGCCCCCCTGGCAAAGGCCCCTGGCCCGCCCTGTTAATGCGCCAGCCCTACGCCAGGGCCATCGCCTCCAGCGTCACCTATGCCCATCCGGCCTGGTACGCCCAGCACGGTTTTCTGGTAGTGGTCCAGGACGTGCGGGGCCGGGGAGATTCCGGAGGAGATTTTCAAGGATTCACCCAGGAGGCCCGAGATGGCGCCGACACCATCAGCTGGCTTCGCCAACTGCCCCAATGCAATGGACGAGTTGGCAGCTACGGCTTCTCTTACCAGGGCCTAACCCAGCTACTCAACGACAGCAGCAGCTCAGAGGCAGCTTCCCTGCCCGACTGCCTGGCCCCGGCCATGGCGGGCCTTGATGAGCGGCTGCATTGGGCCAGTGAGGGCGGAGCCCACTGGTGGGCCCTGGGGCTGGGCTGGGGGCTACAGCTGGCGGCCCAACGCTGCCAAAGAGATTCAGACCTGGAAGGTTGGCAAAAAATTCGGACAAGCCTCGAAGACGGCAGCTTCCTAAACGAAGGCCTCCAGCTCCTGGAGAGCTACGACCCCTCGGGCATGGCCCTGGCCTGGTTGCGGCAAGACCCCCGAAAGGCCCAGGGCTGGGTGCGCCACCAACCGCCAGAAGCCCTGCTGAGGAAGCCGATGCTGCTCATTGGCGGCTGGCATGACCCCCATCTGCGCGGGGTGTTGGATCTATGGGAACGGAGCCGAAGGGCGGGGGGAGATCCCCAGCTGCGCATAGGGGCCTGGGGCCACCTGCATTGGCCTGGTGGGGCCGATGCCATGCAACTGGCCTTTTTTCAGCACCATCTCCAGGACAAAGCCCTACCCCAAAACCACCAGGAGCAATTGGCCTATCAAGCCAGTGCCCATGGCCCCTGGGGCCCAGGGCCCCAGCAGGAGGCGCCGATCTACTGGGAACTCCATCCTGAAAATGCATCTGCCCAGGATCCTGACCAGGATTGGAGCCAGTATTTGGTGCATGACCCCTGGCGGCCGGTGCCGGGGCGCGGCGGCCACCTCGGCCTTGAGAGCGGCCCCTGTGATCGGGCCGATCTCGATGCCCGCAACGACGTGATCTGCTTCAGCAGTGCGCCGCTGGAGCAGCCGTTCACCCTGCTGGGCAGGCCCAGGCTGGAGCTGGCAATTTCCGCCGATCAACCGGGCTTTGATCTTTGCGCCTGCCTCTCGGTGCTGCACACCAATGGCTCGGTGCGCCAGCTCTGCACTGGCGTGGCCCGCTTCCTAGGTGAGCACTGCTTGGAAAAAAGAATTCGCCAGCTGGAGTTCCAACCCCTAATGGTCCAGCTCGAGCCAGGAGAGCGCCTGCGCCTATCACTAGCCGCCAGTGCCTGGCCCCAGATCGCCCTAAATCCTGGCGATGGCACCATGCCGATGGGAGGAACCAGCGCCAACCATCGCGTGATCAGCCTGGAACTGGGCAAACCAAGCCTTGGCGTTTATTCCCTGCTTGGCGAGCAACCCGGCGTCAATTAG
- a CDS encoding DUF3887 domain-containing protein — translation MQRFFDSLSKTLLASALVGGGLIAGPILPNRPAFAQTPSAIDAAALTPVSETPLSVEQARAAANTVLDAVKRRDGNARYNQFADELKAVTSPSMVQRTMKSWPKLLSWKVLGVSRGSRSTTVEAALTTSAGIRNVFIVFNSKVKLIGYHIDRSDLSDSKVAIQFVQTLADGQYISARGFLSLDLQKDVSAASLQRKWQELQQLTGNFVRVKRAVEASSNSTGKLVLVLTEFNRLTDTLFVVMGPNNQITGIDFPIDPLKPEPVR, via the coding sequence ATGCAGCGCTTTTTTGATTCTCTCAGCAAAACGCTGCTAGCCAGCGCCCTAGTGGGAGGGGGCTTAATCGCGGGTCCGATACTGCCAAATCGCCCTGCTTTTGCCCAGACACCCAGCGCTATCGACGCTGCTGCCCTCACACCAGTTAGTGAAACCCCCCTGAGTGTGGAGCAGGCCAGGGCCGCCGCCAATACGGTTCTAGATGCGGTCAAGCGTCGCGATGGCAATGCCCGCTACAACCAATTCGCCGACGAACTCAAGGCCGTAACCAGTCCGTCAATGGTGCAACGCACCATGAAAAGCTGGCCCAAGCTGTTGAGCTGGAAAGTCCTGGGGGTGAGCCGCGGCAGCAGGAGCACCACCGTGGAGGCTGCCCTGACCACCTCGGCCGGCATTCGAAACGTATTTATCGTTTTTAACAGCAAGGTCAAATTGATTGGCTATCACATTGACCGTTCCGATCTCTCCGACTCAAAAGTAGCTATTCAGTTCGTCCAGACCCTGGCCGATGGCCAATACATCAGTGCGCGTGGTTTCCTGAGCCTGGATCTGCAAAAAGATGTCAGTGCAGCGTCCCTGCAACGGAAATGGCAAGAGCTGCAGCAACTCACCGGCAATTTTGTTCGCGTCAAAAGGGCCGTTGAGGCCAGCAGCAACAGCACGGGCAAATTGGTGCTGGTTTTAACAGAGTTCAATCGCCTCACCGACACCCTGTTTGTGGTGATGGGACCCAACAACCAAATCACCGGGATCGACTTCCCCATCGATCCGCTCAAGCCTGAGCCCGTGCGCTGA
- the glgB gene encoding 1,4-alpha-glucan branching protein GlgB, whose amino-acid sequence MGLLNLEWMVQDGQRLAECRHDHPFAVLGPQPLDSGGWVVRVWMPEAERVELIAGGQNQALECPNHPWVFETKFEQKPSSGYQLKVLRAGIEHIQHDPWAFREEWMGELDQLLFAEGNHHHIWQRMGAHLVERDGIAGVMFCLWAPNALSVAVLGDFNGWDGRHHPMQSRLGGGWELFIPGLEAGQIYKYEVRAQNGHCYQKSDPYGFRHQVRPDNGSVVAPLAGYTWADNEWIAERDSRNPLDQPVSVYEMHLGSWMHASADQPYIEADGTARPPVAAADLKPGARLLTYPELADKVIPYVKARGFTHIELMPISEHPFDGSWGYQVTGWYAPTSRFGSPDEFRAFVDRCHAEGIGVILDWVPGHFPKDAHGLAFFDGAHLYEHADPRIGEHKEWGTLIFNYSRNEVRNFLVANLIYWFEQFHIDGIRVDAVASMLYRDYLRPDGEWLANEHGGRENTEAVQFLQQANHVLFEHFPGALSIAEESTTWPMVTQPTNIGGLGFNLKWNMGWMHDMLDYFELDPWFRQFHQNNVTFSIWYAFTENFMLALSHDEVVHGKSHLLHKMPGDDWQKFANVRALLAYMWTHPGKKTIFMGMEFGQRSEWNVWGDLQWDLLQHSAHQGLQLMVDDLNSFYKSERALWGDDFSEFGFQWIDCNDNRHSIISFMRRESATGRWLVVVANFTPQSHSHYRVGVPMDGFYEEVFNTDAERYGGSNLGNLGGKFTDEWGMHSYEQSLDLCLPPLSVLVFRRDEKRSQLAIADSCEEAPTSGALLG is encoded by the coding sequence ATGGGCTTGCTCAACCTCGAATGGATGGTGCAAGACGGCCAGCGCCTTGCTGAATGCCGCCACGATCACCCATTTGCGGTGCTCGGCCCCCAGCCCCTCGATAGCGGCGGCTGGGTAGTAAGGGTGTGGATGCCCGAGGCGGAAAGGGTTGAGTTGATCGCCGGGGGGCAAAACCAGGCCCTGGAGTGCCCCAACCACCCCTGGGTATTCGAGACCAAATTTGAGCAGAAGCCAAGCAGCGGCTATCAACTAAAGGTTTTGCGGGCTGGCATTGAGCACATCCAGCACGACCCCTGGGCATTCCGCGAGGAATGGATGGGTGAGCTGGATCAACTGCTCTTTGCCGAGGGCAACCACCACCACATCTGGCAGCGCATGGGCGCCCACCTGGTGGAACGCGATGGCATTGCCGGGGTGATGTTCTGCCTGTGGGCACCAAATGCCCTCAGCGTGGCTGTTCTGGGGGATTTCAACGGCTGGGATGGCCGCCACCACCCAATGCAGTCAAGGCTGGGCGGCGGCTGGGAGTTGTTTATCCCTGGCCTGGAAGCCGGCCAGATCTACAAATATGAAGTGCGGGCCCAAAACGGGCATTGCTATCAAAAATCCGATCCCTATGGCTTCCGGCACCAGGTAAGGCCCGACAACGGCTCCGTAGTGGCCCCCCTGGCCGGTTACACCTGGGCAGACAACGAATGGATTGCCGAGCGTGACAGCCGCAACCCCCTCGATCAGCCCGTTTCGGTCTACGAGATGCACCTAGGTAGCTGGATGCACGCCAGCGCCGACCAGCCCTACATCGAGGCCGATGGCACGGCCCGGCCCCCTGTGGCTGCCGCCGATCTCAAACCCGGTGCCCGCCTGCTCACCTACCCCGAACTGGCCGACAAGGTAATCCCCTACGTGAAGGCCAGGGGTTTCACCCACATAGAATTGATGCCGATCTCAGAGCATCCCTTCGATGGCTCCTGGGGGTATCAGGTGACGGGCTGGTATGCCCCCACCAGCCGGTTCGGCAGCCCCGATGAATTCCGGGCCTTTGTGGATCGCTGCCACGCCGAGGGCATTGGCGTGATCCTCGACTGGGTGCCAGGCCACTTCCCCAAGGACGCCCACGGCCTGGCCTTCTTCGATGGGGCCCATCTCTACGAGCACGCCGATCCCCGCATTGGCGAGCACAAGGAATGGGGCACCCTTATTTTCAATTACAGCCGCAATGAAGTTCGCAACTTCCTGGTAGCCAACCTGATCTATTGGTTTGAACAATTCCACATCGATGGAATTCGGGTGGATGCGGTGGCTTCGATGCTCTATCGCGACTACCTGCGCCCCGATGGGGAGTGGCTAGCCAATGAGCACGGTGGCCGGGAAAACACCGAGGCCGTGCAGTTCCTCCAGCAGGCCAACCATGTGCTGTTTGAGCACTTCCCTGGAGCCCTTTCCATTGCCGAGGAATCCACCACCTGGCCGATGGTGACCCAGCCCACAAACATCGGAGGCCTGGGCTTCAATCTGAAGTGGAACATGGGCTGGATGCACGACATGCTCGATTATTTCGAGCTGGATCCCTGGTTCCGCCAGTTCCATCAGAACAATGTGACGTTCTCGATCTGGTACGCCTTCACCGAGAACTTCATGCTCGCCCTCAGCCACGACGAGGTGGTGCATGGCAAGAGCCATTTACTGCACAAAATGCCTGGCGACGACTGGCAAAAGTTTGCCAACGTGCGGGCCCTGCTGGCCTACATGTGGACCCACCCCGGTAAGAAGACAATCTTCATGGGGATGGAGTTTGGCCAACGTTCCGAATGGAATGTGTGGGGAGATCTGCAGTGGGATCTGCTCCAACACAGCGCCCACCAGGGGCTCCAATTGATGGTGGACGATCTCAACAGCTTCTACAAATCGGAGCGGGCCCTCTGGGGCGACGACTTCAGCGAATTCGGCTTCCAGTGGATCGATTGCAACGACAACCGGCACTCAATCATTAGCTTCATGCGCCGCGAAAGCGCCACGGGTCGCTGGCTGGTGGTGGTGGCCAACTTCACCCCCCAGAGCCATTCCCATTACCGGGTTGGCGTGCCCATGGACGGCTTTTACGAGGAGGTGTTCAACACCGATGCCGAGCGTTACGGCGGCAGCAACCTCGGCAACCTCGGCGGCAAGTTCACCGATGAATGGGGCATGCACAGCTATGAGCAGTCCCTCGATCTGTGTCTACCCCCTCTGTCGGTGCTGGTCTTCAGGCGCGATGAAAAACGCAGCCAGCTCGCCATTGCCGACAGCTGTGAAGAAGCCCCCACCAGCGGGGCACTGCTCGGGTAA
- the hemE gene encoding uroporphyrinogen decarboxylase has protein sequence MTGTAPLLLRAAQGEQVERPPVWMMRQAGRYMKVYRDLRDRHPGFRERSENPDLSYEISMQPFHAFKPDGVILFSDILTPLPGMGIDFDIVESQGPLIQDPIRTMAQVEALRPLQPAESMPFVGEVLSRLRESVGNEAAVLGFVGAPWTLAAYVVEGKSSKSYAVIKQMAFREPALLHRLLDHFATSIATYLRYQIDSGAQVVQMFDSWAGQLSPIDYDTFAAPYQKKVVDLVKQTHPDTPFILYISGSAGVIERMARTGVDIVSLDWTVDMAEGLARLPEHVGVQGNVDPGLLFGTPAAIQERIDDTVRKARGRKHILNLGHGILPGTPEENGRAFFEAGKTVMERLGALA, from the coding sequence ATGACCGGAACCGCCCCCCTGCTGCTGCGCGCCGCCCAAGGTGAGCAGGTGGAGCGGCCGCCGGTCTGGATGATGCGCCAGGCGGGCCGCTACATGAAGGTTTACCGGGATCTGCGGGATCGCCATCCCGGTTTTCGCGAGCGCTCGGAAAACCCCGATCTCTCCTATGAGATCTCGATGCAGCCCTTCCACGCCTTCAAACCCGATGGCGTAATCCTCTTTTCCGACATCCTCACCCCCCTGCCAGGCATGGGGATTGATTTCGACATCGTCGAGAGCCAGGGGCCCCTGATCCAGGACCCCATCCGCACCATGGCCCAGGTGGAGGCCCTGCGCCCCCTCCAACCGGCCGAAAGCATGCCATTTGTGGGTGAGGTACTTAGCCGCCTACGGGAGTCGGTGGGCAATGAAGCTGCTGTGCTCGGCTTTGTGGGTGCCCCCTGGACCCTGGCCGCCTACGTGGTGGAAGGCAAAAGCAGCAAGAGCTATGCCGTGATTAAGCAAATGGCTTTCCGCGAGCCCGCTCTGCTGCACAGGCTGCTCGACCACTTCGCCACCTCAATCGCCACCTACCTGCGCTACCAGATCGACTCCGGAGCCCAGGTGGTGCAAATGTTTGATTCATGGGCAGGCCAGCTCAGCCCAATCGACTACGACACCTTCGCCGCTCCTTATCAGAAGAAGGTGGTGGATCTGGTCAAGCAAACCCACCCCGACACCCCCTTCATCCTCTACATCTCAGGCAGTGCGGGTGTGATCGAGCGCATGGCCCGCACCGGCGTCGACATCGTTTCGCTCGACTGGACCGTGGACATGGCCGAAGGCCTGGCTCGCCTACCCGAGCATGTGGGCGTGCAGGGCAACGTTGATCCCGGCCTTCTGTTTGGCACCCCCGCGGCGATCCAGGAGCGCATCGACGACACGGTGCGCAAGGCCAGGGGCCGTAAACACATCCTCAACCTCGGCCACGGCATCCTGCCCGGCACCCCCGAGGAGAATGGCCGTGCCTTCTTTGAGGCTGGGAAAACGGTGATGGAGCGCCTCGGAGCATTGGCTTGA
- a CDS encoding NAD(P)-dependent oxidoreductase, whose amino-acid sequence MSGPQARILITGASGCVGQYIAEELYRHSDAELLLLLRDPAKLQAIPRQDPRVTLLVGDLRELGVHADAIASATRIIHTATAWGDPVRAQAVNVDAVKELLRLANPQVLEQVIYFSTASLLDRNLKLLPEAQAHGTEYIQTKAICLGQLEQHGLAERVVAIFPTLVFGGKLGEAGRPNGGDLHPTSYLTAGLKEAVRFMGLAKWLRTDASFHFIHAADIAKVCAHLATTPHQANPEPGQGPIRRLVLGQAAVTVNQTVASLCRWRRSWYPSFGLDLKGWLINGLIKFLRIEITPWDLFSIRYRHFIHQPVSPPERFGLVSAAPTLEAVFEMAGLPRRGKVRG is encoded by the coding sequence TTGAGCGGCCCCCAGGCCCGGATCCTGATCACCGGGGCCAGCGGTTGCGTTGGCCAATACATCGCCGAAGAGCTCTACCGCCACAGCGATGCCGAGCTGCTGCTGCTGTTGAGGGATCCAGCCAAACTCCAGGCCATTCCCAGGCAAGACCCGAGGGTCACCCTGCTGGTTGGCGATCTGCGGGAGCTGGGTGTGCACGCAGACGCCATCGCCTCAGCCACCCGCATCATCCATACCGCCACCGCCTGGGGCGATCCGGTGCGGGCCCAGGCCGTGAATGTGGATGCAGTTAAGGAACTGCTGCGGCTCGCCAATCCCCAGGTGCTGGAGCAGGTGATTTACTTCTCCACCGCCAGCCTGCTCGATCGGAACCTAAAACTGCTGCCAGAAGCCCAGGCCCATGGCACCGAATACATCCAAACCAAGGCCATTTGCCTAGGGCAGCTCGAGCAGCATGGGCTGGCCGAAAGGGTGGTGGCGATCTTTCCCACCCTCGTTTTTGGGGGCAAGCTGGGGGAAGCGGGGCGGCCCAATGGGGGAGACCTCCATCCCACCAGCTACCTAACAGCGGGCCTCAAAGAAGCGGTGCGATTCATGGGCCTGGCCAAATGGCTGCGCACCGACGCCAGCTTCCATTTCATCCACGCCGCAGACATTGCCAAGGTTTGTGCCCACCTGGCCACCACCCCCCACCAGGCCAACCCCGAACCTGGCCAGGGGCCAATCCGCCGGCTGGTGCTGGGCCAGGCAGCCGTGACGGTGAACCAAACCGTAGCCAGCCTCTGTAGGTGGCGCCGGAGCTGGTATCCAAGCTTTGGCCTCGATCTCAAAGGCTGGCTGATCAATGGCCTAATCAAGTTTTTACGTATTGAGATCACCCCCTGGGACCTCTTCTCAATCCGCTATCGCCACTTCATCCACCAGCCGGTCAGTCCGCCGGAGCGTTTTGGCCTCGTGAGCGCCGCCCCAACCCTGGAGGCGGTATTTGAGATGGCGGGTCTGCCCAGGCGCGGGAAAGTCAGGGGCTAG
- a CDS encoding c-type cytochrome: MRRLFSLIALCLALVLGAAPSFAADAAHGGQIFSANCAACHMGGGNVVNAERTLKKEALEAYLANYSSGPEAAVAYQVTNGKNAMPAFGGKLSATDIDDVAAYVIEMSGKGWS, from the coding sequence ATGCGCCGACTCTTCTCCTTGATTGCCCTTTGCCTAGCCCTCGTGCTGGGTGCAGCTCCTAGCTTCGCGGCTGACGCGGCCCACGGTGGCCAGATCTTCTCTGCCAACTGCGCCGCCTGCCACATGGGTGGCGGAAACGTGGTTAACGCAGAACGGACCCTCAAAAAAGAAGCCCTCGAGGCCTACCTGGCCAACTACAGCAGTGGCCCTGAGGCTGCCGTGGCCTACCAGGTGACCAACGGTAAAAACGCCATGCCCGCCTTCGGCGGCAAGCTCAGTGCCACCGACATCGACGATGTGGCCGCCTATGTGATCGAAATGTCTGGCAAGGGCTGGTCTTGA
- the clpB gene encoding ATP-dependent chaperone ClpB: MHPTAELFTEKAWAAVVGAQQLAQQKRQQQMESEHLLASLLGQQGLAGRILEKAGVDVGTLSQKVDAHVAAQPSLSAAPDNVYLGKGLNAVLDQADALKGSYGDSFIAIEHLLLALAIDDRCGKQLLSQAGVNAEKLKEAVGAIRGSQNVNDQNPEGTYESLEKYGRDLTAAARAGKLDPVIGRDEEVRRTIQILSRRTKNNPVLIGEPGVGKTAIVEGLAQRIVNGDVPQALQNRQLVSLDMGALIAGAKYRGEFEERLKAVLKEVTASQGQIVLFIDEIHTVVGAGASGGAMDASNLLKPMLARGELRCIGATTLDEHRQHIEKDPALERRFQQVFVDQPTVEDTISILRGLKERYEVHHGVRIADNALVAAAVLSSRYIADRFLPDKAIDLMDESAARLKMEITSKPEQIDELDRRILQLEMEKLSLGRESDTASRDRLERLEKELADLGEQQSALNAQWQKEKGSIDELSAVKEEIEQVQLQVEQAKRNYDLNKAAELEYGTLAELHKKLAAKEAELNSAAGEAGQGKSLLREEVTEDDIAEVIAKWTGIPVAKLVQSEMEKLLQLEDELHTRVIGQSQAVTAVADAIQRSRAGLSDPNRPIASFLFLGPTGVGKTELSKALATQLFDSEESMVRIDMSEYMEKHAVSRLIGAPPGYVGYEEGGQLTEAVRRRPYAVILFDEVEKAHPDVFNVMLQILDDGRVTDGQGRTVDFTNTVLILTSNIGSASILDLAGDPARHGEMETRVNEALRGHFRPEFLNRLDETIIFHSLRQEELRQIVELQVARLARRLEEKKLALELNADALDWLAAVGYDPVYGARPLKRAIQRELETPLAKGILAGQFTGGHSIRVDVANERLRFQQSEPAQIPLLV; encoded by the coding sequence ATGCATCCCACCGCCGAACTTTTTACGGAGAAAGCCTGGGCCGCCGTAGTCGGCGCCCAGCAGCTGGCCCAACAGAAGCGCCAGCAGCAGATGGAAAGCGAGCACCTGCTCGCTTCACTGCTGGGCCAACAGGGATTGGCGGGTCGGATCCTGGAGAAGGCCGGAGTGGACGTGGGCACGCTTAGCCAAAAGGTGGACGCCCACGTCGCTGCCCAGCCCAGCCTTAGCGCCGCCCCCGACAACGTCTACCTGGGCAAGGGGCTCAATGCCGTGCTGGATCAGGCCGATGCCCTCAAGGGCAGCTACGGCGACAGCTTCATCGCCATTGAGCACCTGCTGCTGGCCCTGGCGATCGATGATCGCTGTGGCAAACAGCTGCTTTCCCAGGCCGGGGTCAACGCCGAAAAACTTAAGGAGGCCGTCGGAGCAATCCGAGGTAGCCAAAACGTGAACGATCAAAATCCAGAAGGCACCTACGAATCCCTCGAGAAATACGGCCGCGATCTCACCGCCGCCGCCCGGGCGGGCAAGCTCGATCCGGTGATTGGCCGCGATGAGGAGGTGCGCCGCACCATCCAGATCCTCAGCCGCCGCACCAAGAACAACCCCGTATTGATTGGCGAACCTGGGGTTGGCAAAACGGCGATCGTGGAGGGCTTAGCCCAGCGAATCGTCAATGGTGATGTGCCCCAGGCCCTCCAAAATCGCCAGCTCGTATCACTGGATATGGGGGCCCTGATCGCGGGCGCTAAATACAGGGGTGAATTCGAAGAAAGGCTCAAGGCCGTGCTCAAGGAGGTCACGGCATCCCAGGGCCAAATCGTGCTGTTCATCGATGAGATCCACACCGTGGTGGGTGCCGGCGCCAGCGGTGGGGCCATGGATGCCAGCAACCTGCTCAAGCCGATGCTTGCCCGGGGGGAACTGCGCTGCATTGGTGCCACTACCCTGGATGAACACCGCCAACACATCGAAAAAGACCCAGCCCTGGAGCGCCGCTTCCAGCAGGTGTTCGTGGACCAGCCCACAGTTGAAGACACGATCTCGATCCTGCGGGGTTTGAAGGAGCGCTATGAGGTGCACCACGGGGTGCGCATCGCAGACAACGCCCTGGTGGCGGCCGCCGTGCTCAGTAGCCGCTACATCGCCGATCGCTTCCTGCCGGATAAGGCCATCGATTTGATGGACGAATCTGCTGCGCGGCTGAAAATGGAAATCACCTCCAAGCCAGAGCAGATCGACGAACTTGATCGCCGGATCCTGCAGTTGGAAATGGAAAAACTTTCCCTGGGCCGGGAATCAGATACGGCAAGCCGCGATCGGCTCGAGCGTTTGGAAAAGGAGCTGGCCGACCTCGGTGAGCAGCAGAGCGCCCTCAATGCCCAGTGGCAAAAGGAGAAGGGTTCAATCGATGAGCTAAGTGCAGTTAAGGAGGAGATTGAGCAGGTCCAGCTGCAGGTGGAGCAGGCCAAACGCAATTACGACCTCAACAAGGCCGCAGAACTGGAATACGGCACCCTGGCCGAATTGCACAAAAAGCTGGCCGCCAAGGAGGCGGAGCTCAATTCCGCTGCAGGCGAGGCAGGCCAGGGCAAATCGCTACTGCGCGAAGAAGTCACCGAGGACGACATCGCCGAGGTGATTGCCAAATGGACTGGCATTCCAGTGGCCAAGTTGGTGCAGAGCGAAATGGAGAAACTGCTCCAGCTTGAGGATGAACTGCACACCCGGGTGATAGGCCAAAGCCAAGCCGTAACGGCAGTGGCCGATGCGATCCAGAGATCTCGGGCAGGGCTAAGTGATCCCAACCGGCCGATTGCCAGCTTCCTCTTTTTGGGTCCCACCGGTGTGGGCAAGACCGAACTCTCCAAGGCCCTGGCCACCCAGCTATTCGATAGCGAGGAGTCGATGGTACGCATCGACATGAGCGAATACATGGAGAAGCACGCCGTTAGCCGCCTGATCGGAGCGCCCCCTGGCTATGTGGGCTACGAAGAGGGCGGCCAGCTAACAGAGGCGGTGCGGCGTAGGCCCTATGCGGTGATCCTGTTCGACGAGGTGGAAAAGGCCCACCCCGATGTCTTCAATGTGATGCTGCAAATCCTCGATGACGGCCGCGTCACCGATGGCCAGGGCCGCACGGTGGACTTCACCAACACGGTGCTAATCCTCACCAGCAACATCGGCAGTGCCTCGATCCTGGATCTGGCCGGGGATCCGGCCCGCCATGGCGAGATGGAAACCAGGGTCAATGAAGCCCTAAGGGGCCACTTCCGACCAGAGTTTCTGAACCGCCTCGATGAAACGATCATCTTCCACAGCCTTAGGCAGGAGGAACTGCGCCAGATCGTTGAACTGCAGGTGGCTCGCCTAGCCCGCCGGCTCGAGGAGAAGAAACTGGCCCTGGAGCTCAATGCCGATGCCCTTGATTGGCTTGCCGCAGTTGGCTACGACCCGGTCTACGGAGCCAGGCCCCTAAAGCGGGCCATCCAGCGCGAATTGGAAACGCCCCTCGCCAAGGGCATCCTGGCTGGCCAATTCACTGGGGGCCACAGCATCAGGGTGGATGTGGCCAACGAGCGGCTGCGCTTCCAGCAGAGCGAACCCGCCCAAATACCTTTGCTGGTCTGA